The Chengkuizengella sediminis genomic interval TTCGTTCTTTTTAGCTAATGGTGAAATTTCTACAGGTTGTCCATAAACAAATGTAGGTTGAATCAATGTCTCTTCAACAAACGTTTCAAAGAATTCATTTACGATATGTCCAAATGCCATCGTTGGTTCAACTTTCACATTGTGTTTTTTGGCAAGCTGATGTGCTTCCTCATCCGTCATTTGAATATTGAAATCTACACCCACTACATCTTTGATCGCATCTACCATTGATATTCTTTTCCATGGAGTGCCTAGATCAACTTTAACTCCTTGATAGTCAACTACTTTTGTACCTAAAACTTGTTCAGCTATATGTCCGATCATTTCCTCTGTTAATTGCATAATATCTTCGAAATTTGCATAGGCTTCGTAAAGCTCCAGCATAGTGAATTCTGGGTTATGACGTGTAGAAATCCCTTCATTTCGATATACTCGTCCAATTTCGTAAACTTTCTCCATCCCACCTACAATTAATCTTTTAAGGTGCAATTCTATCGCAATTCTCATATATAATTGCATGTCCAATGCATTATGATGAGTAATAAACGGACGTGCAGCTGCACCTCCCGCAATTGCATGAAGTGTAGGGGTCTCTACTTCTAAGAAAGATTTTTGGTTTAAATATTCACGCATGGATTGAATAATTTTTGAACGAAGGATAAATGTTTCTTGTACATCCTGATTCATAATTAAATCCACGTATCTTTGACGATATCTCAGTTCTACATCTTTTAGTCCATGAAACTTTTCAGGTAATGGGTATAAAGACTTAGATAGAACTGTAACTTCCGTTGCTTTAACAGAGGTCTCTCCTGTTTTTGTTTTGAAAACAAACCCTTTCACTCCAACAATGTCCCCAATGTCCAGCATCTTGTAGGCGTCAAATTGGTTTTCCTCAACGGTATCTTTGCGGACATAAATCTGAATTTTACCTGAAATGTCCTGAATATGA includes:
- the lysS gene encoding lysine--tRNA ligase is translated as MSQELELNELLQIRRNKLDELRSLGIDPFGGKFERTHTANEIISDYSDYTKEDLQEKNAEVIIAGRIMQKRGMGKAGFAHIQDISGKIQIYVRKDTVEENQFDAYKMLDIGDIVGVKGFVFKTKTGETSVKATEVTVLSKSLYPLPEKFHGLKDVELRYRQRYVDLIMNQDVQETFILRSKIIQSMREYLNQKSFLEVETPTLHAIAGGAAARPFITHHNALDMQLYMRIAIELHLKRLIVGGMEKVYEIGRVYRNEGISTRHNPEFTMLELYEAYANFEDIMQLTEEMIGHIAEQVLGTKVVDYQGVKVDLGTPWKRISMVDAIKDVVGVDFNIQMTDEEAHQLAKKHNVKVEPTMAFGHIVNEFFETFVEETLIQPTFVYGQPVEISPLAKKNEADPRFTDRFELFIVAREHANAFTELNDPIDQRERFESQIKEREQGNDEAHMMDDDFIRALEYGMPPTGGLGIGMDRLVMLLTDSPSIRDVLLFPTMKEK